From Waddliaceae bacterium:
CTTGTTCCGACGAGTAAGATCTCTTATTTCCGTCTGTTGCCGACGAGTAAGGTTTCTTATTACGATGTGTCGAAGAAGAGGGCCTATTATTACGGTGTGTCTTTGAGAAAGGTCTTTTTTTACGCATTGGTTTCGTCGAAGACATCATTTTTTTCTTAGGTTCCATGCCGGGGACTGTCTGGAAGTCGAGCTGTTGTCCTGTAAAGTGTTCTATAATTTTTATCATCTTATAGTCTCTTGATGATACGAATGACAGCGCTAGGCCTTTACATCCTGCTCTTCCTGTTCTGCCGATACGGTGAACGTAGTCTTCTGGGTTCATTGGCATATCGAAGTTTATTACGTGGCTTATTGTCTTTACGTCGATACCTCGTGCTGCGACGTCTGTAGCTACGAGGATTTTAATCTTTCCTTCGCGCATTCTCATGATAGTCCGTGTTCTCTGTCTTTGGTTCATATCGCCGTGTAGTGCTGCAACTTTGTGGTCGAATTCGTTAAGTTGGTTGGCGAGCTGGTCGGCTTGGATCTTTGTTGAGGTGAAGATCAATGCCTGTTCGATGTTCTGATCTTCAAGAAAGTGGTTAAGAAGTTCTTGTTTATGGTATATATCGTCGACGTAGTGCATACGCTGTTCGATATTCTCATATTCTTCTTTGCTGTGTCTTACTGTGATCTCCATAGGGTTGTTAAGCAGACGTTCTGATAGTTTCAGTACGGAGCCTTTAAGTGTCGCTGAGAACAGCAGTGTCTGTCTGTTGCTTGGCGTCTTTGATGCTATCAGTTCTACAGGTTCGATGAATCCCATGTCGAGCATGCGGTCTGCTTCGTCGAGGACGAGGAGTTCTAGCCTTGAGAAGTTTATCTTTCCGCGTTCGATATGGTCGATAAGGCGTCCTGGTGTAGCGACTAATATCTCGTATTTTCCTGCGAGGTCACGGTTTTGCGCATAATATGGTGCTCCGCCGTAGATACATACTGTTTTAACGCGTGGAAGGCGTTTGCTATATTTGCTTGCCTGTGAAGCTACCTGCATTGCCAGTTCTCTGGTAGGGACGAGTATAAGGATACGAGGACCACGGCCTTTGGTTTCTGGTTCTGTCATAATACGGTTTAGTGCGGGGAGGATGAAAGCAGCGGTCTTTCCTGTTCCTGTTGGCGCTGAAGCTCGAAGGTCGCGGCCTTCTAAGACTTTAGGGATTACTTGTTTTTGTACTGGTGTTGGTGTTGTATATCCAGCTTCTTCGATAGTTTTTAATATTTCTGAATTTAAGTTTAGGTCTGAAAATGACATATAATCTCGCTTTTTTGGTTGTTAAACAAAGATTATACCATTGACTATCAATAAAATAAAGCATTAATAATAAAAAATTAATTTATTGATTATTATAATTTGATATTAGCAAAAGGAAGAAGACGGGCGGACGGCATATGTGTTGTCTCTAGACGCTGTTCTTTCTTGCATTAAAGCAGCCATTTTGACCAGTTGCGAATGCAGTGAGTTACCAATGTTATCTAACTGCTTTTTAGTTTCTACATCGAGATCTTGTTGTCCTAATAATGCTGTACGAAAAGGCTTTTCGAAACTTAAAAAAGTAGTGATGATGTTGACAGGTTCAGGAATAGGATTATCACTGGCCATAATTTGGGATAAGCGATCTAT
This genomic window contains:
- a CDS encoding DEAD/DEAH box helicase, giving the protein MSFSDLNLNSEILKTIEEAGYTTPTPVQKQVIPKVLEGRDLRASAPTGTGKTAAFILPALNRIMTEPETKGRGPRILILVPTRELAMQVASQASKYSKRLPRVKTVCIYGGAPYYAQNRDLAGKYEILVATPGRLIDHIERGKINFSRLELLVLDEADRMLDMGFIEPVELIASKTPSNRQTLLFSATLKGSVLKLSERLLNNPMEITVRHSKEEYENIEQRMHYVDDIYHKQELLNHFLEDQNIEQALIFTSTKIQADQLANQLNEFDHKVAALHGDMNQRQRTRTIMRMREGKIKILVATDVAARGIDVKTISHVINFDMPMNPEDYVHRIGRTGRAGCKGLALSFVSSRDYKMIKIIEHFTGQQLDFQTVPGMEPKKKMMSSTKPMRKKRPFSKTHRNNRPSSSTHRNKKPYSSATDGNKRSYSSEQGTKKPFASRTDGNKRPYSSEQGTKKPFASRTDGNKRPYSPSQGTKKPFSSRKSNNSSFSETDGNKKSFSSKGGNKRPFASTQRKKKPAFSATQNKKGGFRHKAGSASKSF